In Mytilus edulis chromosome 7, xbMytEdul2.2, whole genome shotgun sequence, a single genomic region encodes these proteins:
- the LOC139482944 gene encoding uncharacterized protein — translation MPITSTILKELCKLLRSGVFSPLIDLMLQSAFNLAFFGFLRCGEFTCRSKDFSKDNIVSIQDISLDGSLQNLVFHLHSSKCDPFRQGVNITIFENNVFHPVATLRKYIKFRTDLGAKPHSPLFVNDDYDHTPLSRDRFIFLLRNLLFRLGYKDDKFCGHSFRIGAATSAAAAGIEDHIIQTLGRWSSDCYIRYIRTNPKTIHAAQDKMCF, via the coding sequence ATGCCTATTACTTCTACAATTTTAAAAGAGCTATGTAAATTGTTGAGGTCAGGGGTATTTTCTCCATTGATTGATTTAATGCTACAAAGCGCATTTAATTTAGCTTTTTTTGGATTCCTCCGATGTGGAGAATTTACTTGTCGGAGTAAAGATTTTTCTAAGGATAACATTGTTTCTATTCAAGATATTTCTCTAGATGGGTCACTACAAAATTTAGTTTTCCATTTACATTCTTCTAAGTGTGATCCATTCAGGCAAGGTGTAAATATTACTATCTTTGAAAACAATGTTTTTCATCCTGTAGCTACTTTgagaaaatatatcaaattcaGAACTGATTTAGGAGCTAAGCCTCATTCACCTTTGTTTGTTAATGATGATTATGACCATACTCCCTTATCAAGGGATCGATTTATTTTTCTGCTGAGAAATTTACTTTTTAGACTTGGGTATAAAGATGATAAATTTTGTGGGCATTCATTTAGAATAGGAGCAGCTACATCTGCAGCTGCTGCAGGAATAGAAGACCACATTATTCAAACTCTAGGTAGATGGTCATCTGATTGTTACATACGTTATATTAGAACCAACCCTAAAACTATACATGCAGCTCAagataaaatgtgtttttaa
- the LOC139529878 gene encoding uncharacterized protein: MGPIRRSGTRTNVHYDPEMPENWTLVKLRQELNTRGIRIPPNTRRMALVRLFRESRENISSDAGRNNEGHANTIFGSARSQNSTVTDTTTDHVHGAILGSARSQNSTATDTTTDHVHDALLGSAASQDASVETNNRTLINIVSRLSTTVQSLQQNVTTLTGQVNTLITQRTVDAREQATSTTITGNTGIPTFGSTGNPRSEVNSNGLNFNLETAYSALKSNALPTAAAGSEEQALRNNRYVQTPRGYSAESLPFVETVTPQLRRNIISDEEVSFTTTTGRSRTNTLPEAIPVNDELIHQVEELWEASLCQSTKQAYTTGVKCFQNFMVMNGKDCFLNALPFIDENCLIFFCCLL; the protein is encoded by the exons ATGGGACCAATTCGTAGATCGGGGACAAGGACAAACGTGCATTACGATCCGGAAATGCCTGAAAATTGGACTCTAGTCAAACTAAGACAAGAACTGAACACAAGAGGAATAAGGATTCCCCCTAATACGAGGAGAATGGCATTGGTCAGACTTTTCCGCGAGTCGAGAGAAAATATTAGTTCCGATGCGGGGAGAAACAACGAGGGCCACGCTAATACCATATTTGGAAGTGCGCGATCCCAGAATTCAACTGTCACAGACACAACAACCGACCACGTGCATGGTGCCATATTGGGAAGTGCGCGATCCCAGAATTCAACTGCCACAGACACAACAACCGACCACGTGCATGATGCCTTATTAGGAAGTGCGGCATCCCAAGATGCATCGGTAGAAACAAACAATAGAACCCTAATAAACATTGTTTCAAGACTGTCAACTACAGTGCAGTCCTTACAACAAAATGTTACAACACTAACTGGCCAAGTTAATACCCTTATTACCCAGAGAACAGTGGACGCGCGTGAACAGGCAACATCAACAACGATAACCGGAAACACGGGGATCCCTACTTTCGGTTCAACCGGAAATCCAAGAAGTGAAGTCAATTCCAATGGTCTTAACTTCAATTTGGAGACAGCATACTCCGCTCTGAAGAGTAATGCATTGCCAACAGCTGCAGCAGGCAGCGAGGAACAAGCTCTTAGGAACAACCGTTATGTTCAAACACCTAGAGGCTATTCAGCCGAATCTCTGCCGTTCGTGGAAACAGTAACACCCCAATTAAGGAGAAACATCATATCAG ATGAGGAAGTTTCGTTCACTACAACCACTGGCAGATCAAGAACCAACACCTTGCCTGAAGCCATCCCAGTTAATGATGAGTTGATTCACCAAGTTGAGGAATTATGGGAAGCCAGCCTTTGTCAGAGTACAAAGCAAGCTTATACGACTGGTgttaaatgttttcaaaactttatgGTTATGAATGGAAAAGACTGTTTTTTAAATGCATTGCCATTTATAGATgagaattgtttaatttttttttgttgccttttgtaa